CAGGGTTCGAGCTCAACTTGCTCGACCTGTGCTTCTCCGACGATTGCGAGGCGGCCATTGCCGAGCACTGCCACACCGCCGCGCCGGATTACTGGGGGGTGACGCTGCGAAATACCGACGACGTCTATTTCTCCAGCGGCTACAGCTTTCTCGAACGCATCAGGGACATCGTCGCGATGCTTCGGCGTGCGCGCGCGGTCCCGATCGTGATGGGCGGCGCGGGCTACTCGGTGATGCCGGAAAAACTGCTTGCGTACCTCGACGCGGACTTCGGCATAGTTCGGGAAGGCGAATTCAGCTTTCCCGAACTGCTGACCTGCCTCGAAGAAGGCAGGAGTTTCACGCACATACCCGGCTTGGTCTACCGCGATACGGCCGGCGTGCATGCTACGCCGCTCGCGCCCAACACATGCGGACCGTTGGCCAGCATAGGGCCTCACAAACGCGAGCTGGTCAACAACCCGCACTATTTCGCCAAAGGCGGCCAGATCGGCATCGAAACGAAACGCGGCTGCAATCGCTCCTGCATCTATTGCGTCGAGCCGCTGATCAAAGGCCGCTCGGTGCGCATGCGCGAACCCGATGACGTCGTCGCCGAGATGGCATCGCTCGAGGAGCGCGGGGTCAACGTCTTTCACATCAACGACTCGGAATTCAATCTGAGCGTCGCGCATCCGATGGCGCTGTGCGCCGCCATCATCCGGCACGGGCTCGCCGGAAAAATCCAGTGGTATGCGTACGGGATGCCGCGGCCGTTTCCCGACGAACTCGCGGCCGCGATGAAAGCGGCCGGTTGCGTCGGCATGAACTTCGGCGTCGATACCGCCAGCGAAACGATGCTGAAGATACTGCGCCGCACCTTCAGTGCTCCCGACATCGAACATGCGGTCAATACCGCGAAGCGCCACGGCCTCGAGCACATCATCGAACTGCTGTTCGGCGCACCCGGCGAGACGCAGGAGACCGCTCGCGAGACGATCGAGTTCATCAAGCGGGTCGATCCGGAGCGCGTTTCGGTCACGGTCGGGCTGAGGATTTTTCCGGGCACCGAGCTCGAACAGATGATCCGCCGCGAAGGCCTGCACGTCGGGAATCCGAATCTGCACGGCCATATCGAAGGCAACGACGATCTGCTGCACCCGGTGTTTTATCTGCCGACCGCATTGGGCCCGGACCCGCAGCAGTTCGTTGCCGATCTGATCGGCAATGACCGGCGGTTCTTCGGGACCAATGCGAGCCTGTTCAACTACAACGCGAACGACGCGTTGGTCGAAGCGATCGCGCAAGGCGAACGCGGCGCGTATTGGTCGATCCTGAACCGGATCGAGAAACGCTTCGAAGCGGCCCATCACGCGCGCGCTTGTCACCGCGCGTCGGCGGACGGCGGCGATCCGGACTGGACGCCGATCGAGATTTTGCCGATCGAGCAAAGCGCCTGACGCGGGATGTGATGTCCGAAGCGGCCAGCCATCCGCTGGCCCGTGTACTTTCAACGCAGGAGGAGTGCATGCTTTTAGAAAACAGCCAGCCTGAGCCGTACAGGATCAAGATGGTCGAGCCGATCAGGCTGATCGACCGCGAGCAACGGCAGGCGCGGCTTGCCGCTGCCGGGTACAACGTGTTTCGCCTCGAAGCCGACGACGTCTATATCGATCTGATGACGGACAGCGGCACCTCCGCGATGAGCGCGAACCAGTGGGCGGGCATCATGACCGGCGACGAGTCGTATGCCGGCTCCCGCAGCTTTACCAAGCTGACGCAGGCGGTGCGGGACATGCTCGGCTTCGAATACGTATTGCCGACTCACCAGGGACGGCCGGCCGAGCACTTCCTGTTCCGGACCCTCGTGCGCCCGGGCCAGGTGGTGCCGTTCAACGCGCCGTTCGATTCGACCGAGGCGCACGTATCGATTGCCGGCGGGACCGCGATATCGTGTGTCGCCGAAATCGGCTACCAACCCTCTGTCGAGCATCCGTTCAAGGGCGACGTGGATGTGCAGAAACTGCGCAACGTGATCGAGAGCGAAGGGCGCGACAACGTTCCGCTAATAATGGTCTCGCTGACGAACAACGCGGGCGGCGGACAGCCGGTATCGATGGCGAACCTGCGCGCGGTGAAAGCGTTGGCCGATGAGTTTGCGATTCCCGTGTACTTCGACGCGGCGCGCTGCGCGGAGAATGCTTATTTCATCCAGCAGCGCGAGAGCGGCTATGCGAACCGGTCGGTGGCGGAAATTCTGAAGGAGCAGTTTTCCTACGCCGACGGCTGCACGTTCAGTTGCAAAAAGGATGCGCTGGTCAACATCGGCGGCTTGCTCGCGACACGGTCGCGCGTGCTCTACGAGCAGGTTGTGCCGCTGCTCGTGCTGCACGAAGGCTTCGTCACCTACGGAGGGATGGCAGGCCGCGATCTCGAAGCGCTCGCGATCGGTCTGCGCGAGATGGTCGACGACAGATACCTGCAACACCGCGTGGGTCAGGTCGAACGGCTAGGGGACACACTGCTTGCCGGTGGCGTTCCGATCCTCAGGCCGACCGGTGGACACGCGGTGTATGTCGATGCGGCCGCCTTCCTGCCGCACGTGCCGCGCTCGGAGTTCCCCGCCGAGGCGCTGGCTTCCGAGCTTTACCTGGAGGGCGGCGTGCGCGCCGTCGGTCTGGGCTCGTTGGCGTTCCTGAAAGAAGATCCATCGACGGGCGCGCTCAGCGCCCCGAGGCTGGAACTGCTGAGGCTCGCCATTCCTCGCCGCGTCTACACCGATAGCCACCTCGCGGCGGTTGCGGCGGCGTTGATCCGGGTCTACCAGCGACGCGATTCGATCCGCGGTATGCGCATCGTCTCGGCGCCGCCGATGCTCAAGCACTTCACCGCGGTGCTCGCGCCGATCGAGGCCCGTGACGAGGTGTTTGCGGAGAGCCGCGAAGTGATGGTCTGAGGTGATTTCATGTCGAATGCCGTGTTCGAAGCGCTCGAGCTCAAACCGCATGCTTATCCCGGCGTACTGGTCACGTTGTGCGGCGTGGATGGGGCCGGAAAGTCCTCACTGATGAAAAAGCTCGAAAGCGCGTGTACGCATGCAGGGCTCAATTGCGTGACGACGTTTACGCCGACCAGTCGCATCCGCAAAGATGCGTTGTTCCGGGAGATGGTCGACAGCCACTGGCATACCTTCAAAGCGAGCTCCGAGCCCGACGCAAGCGTACGTCGCGTCGACATGCTGGGCATTCTGCTGTCCATCATGGGCGACCTCGTCCAGCATCTGACCGACACGGTCATACCGGCACTGGGACGCGGCGACGTAGTCTTTTGCGACCGCTACGTGTTCACCTCTCAGGCCGAGATCGGCACGCGTTCCGATCCGGCTGCGACTGCGCCGGTGCTCCGCAGCATCGCTGGCCATGTGCTGCGTCCCGACGTCGCCTTTGGTCTGAACGTTTCCGGCGCGACTTCACACCGCCGCGTGCGCTCAAGGAACGACGTGAACGACCAGCCGCCGCCGATGAGTTTTCTGACGCGTCAGGTGGCGGCCTATCGCGCCGTGTTCGACGTCAATGGCGTCGTCGCGCTGGATGGGGAGCGGAGTATCGACGAGACGTACCGCGCGGCAATCAGTCGTATCGCGGCTATCGAACGGGTTGCGGGGCGGTTGGGCCCTATCGCGGCGGAACACGCTGCAGGAACCCTGGCGGCATGCTGAGGCTTCGACCTGCACCGACACGCCGCGTCCTGGCGTCGAGGTGGGCGACAAAACGCACGTCGACACGTTTTGGTGAGCATGTCAATACAGTCTCCGAGTCGATTCACTAGGCCGCCAGCGGGACCGCGCCTGTACATTTGATTTCATCGAGGCAAACGCTGGACTTGACTCCGCTCACGCCCGGAATACGCATCAGCGTATCCAGTAGAAACTCCGACAGCGCTTTCAGGTCGTGCGCGACGACTTTGAGCATGTAATCGATATCACCCGTTACGACGAAGCATTCCTGAACCTGGGTGAGTTCCGAGATCATTCGCTTGAACTTCGACAGGTCGCGCACATGGCCTCGCTCCATCGTCACCTGGATGAAAGCCACTACGCCGAAGCCCAGCAGCTGCGCGTCGAGCCGCGTCTCGTAGCACTTGATTACGCCCATTTCCTCGAGCCGGCGATGACGCCTCAGCGTTTGCGCGGGCGACAGCTTGATCGCCTCCGCCAACTCGAGATTGGAGATGCGCCCTTGCGACTGAAGAATCTCCAGCAAACGCACGTCGATTCGGTCGATGTCGATTGTATGCACTCTTATTTCCTCGTTCCGCAGCGAAATGAAATGTTAATGCACAAATCAGGGTTTGTCTGCGTCCGCTAGGAAATCCTATTGCATCGATAAAAAATTAAACTGATTCCAGATGTTGCTGCGACACGAGCGCGTGTGCTGGGAAGGTGGTCAGATGAGCAGGTGGCTCGAGGGCCTTTCCCTGCGTGACGAATGGGAAATTTTCTTTCATTGTTCCAACATGCCTCCGCATCAGTCAGTGCCCGTCGATCGCCACCAATCATTCAACCTCCGCTGAACCTGAGAAATCATGGCCGACCTGTTTGACAATCCAATGCAACTGATGGGCTTCGAATTCGTTGAATTCGCCTCGCCCGCACCCGATGTCCTCGAACCGCTGTTCGAGCAGATGGGCTTCACACTGGTGGCTCGCCACCGTTCGAAAGACGTGCTGCTTTACCGCCAGGGCGAAATCAACTTCATCGTGAATCGTGAGCGCAATAGTCAGGCCGCTTACTTTGCCGCCGAACATGGCCCGAGTGCTTGCGGCATGGCATTTCGCGTGAAAGATTCGCACAAGGCCTACGCCCGCGCGCTGTCGCTGGGCGCTCAGCCGATCGAAATCGCAACCGGTCCGATGGAGTTGCGATTGCCGGCAATCAAAGGCATTGGCGGCGCGCCGCTTTATCTGATCGACCGCTTCGAAGACGGCAAGTCGATCTACGACATCGATTTCGAGTTCATCGAAGGTGTCGAGCGCCGGCCGGCCGGTCATGGCTTGCGCCTCGTCGATCATCTGACGCACAACGTTTATCGCGGCCGCATGACGTATTGGGCCAACTTCTACGAGACGCTGTTCAACTTCCGGGAGTTGCGCTACTTCGACATCGAGGGCGAATACACGGGGCTCACGTCGAAGGCGATGACGGCGCCGGACGGCAAGATCCGCATTCCATTGAACGAGGAGTCCGGCAAGGGGAGCGGCCAGATCGAAGAATTTCTGATGGCCTTCAACGGCGAGGGCATTCAACACATCGCCTTCCTGACCGACGATCTGATCGCGGTGATCGACAACCTGCAGATGGCTGGCGTGCCGCTGATGACCGGGCCGAACAGCTACTACTACGATGCGCTCGAAACCCGCCTGCCAGGCCACGGTCAACCGGTTGGCGAATTGCAGTCGCGCGGCATTCTTCTCGATGGAACGACTGCGGATGGATCGCCGCGCCTGTTGCTACAGATTTTTTCCAAACCGCTGCTTGGCCCCGTTTTTTTCGAATTCATCCAGCGCAAGGGCGATGAAGGTTTCGGGGAAGGCAATTTCAAGGCGCTGTTCGAGTCGCTCGAACGCGATCAGATCGAGCGGGGCACGCTGAAAGTTTGACGCGCATGCAACCCGTTCATCGCCGCTTCAACCATACCTATCCCAGCAAGACACGGCACCGGCGTCACAAGCGTCGGCTGTGAGGCCTCGGCATACTTCGCCTGCTCTGACCCGAGCAGGCGAAAAAAGCGAAGCGTGGCGTCCAGAACCAACCGCAGGACACAGGAGACAACATCGTGGCACACCAGCAACAGGGCACGCTAAAGCGCGGCCTGAAGAATCGTCACATTCAGTTGATCGCGCTAGGAGGCGCAATCGGCACGGGCCTGTTTCTCGGCATCGCGCAGACCATCAAGACGGCAGGGCCGTCCGTGTTGCTTGGGTACGCGATCGCGGGCATCGTCGCTTTCTTCATCATGCGGCAACTCGGCGAAATGGTCGTCGACGAACCCGTCGCAGGTTCTTTCAGTTACTTCGCAGGAAAATACTGCGGGCAATTCTCTGGCTTTGTTTCCGGGTGGAATTACTGGGTGCTGTACGTGCTCGTGTCCATGGCGGAACTGTCGGCCGTTGGCATCTACATGCAGTACTGGTGGCCAGGACTGCCAACGTGGGTCTCCGCACTCGTGTGCTTTGGCGTGATCAACGCGATCAACCTCACGAGCGTGAAGTCATACGGCGAACTCGAATTCTGGTTCTCGATCGTCAAGGTCGCGGCGATCGTTGGCATGATCGGCTTCGGCGGCTATCTGCTGATTTCGGGCCATGCGGGTCCTGAGGCGGGCGTGACCAATCTGTGGCGCCACGGCGGCTTCTTCCCGAACGGCGTGTCGGGTCTCGTGATGGCGATGGCCGTCATCATGTTCTCGTTCGGTGGACTGGAACTCGTCGGCATTACGGCCGCCGAGGCCGAAGATCCTTCGCACACGATCCCGCGCGCGACCAACCAGGTGATCTACCGGATCCTGATTTTCTACGTCGGCGCACTCGGCGTGCTGCTGTCGCTGTATCCGTGGGAAAAAGTCGTCGCGGGCGGTAGTCCGTTCGTGCTGATCTTTCACGCGATGAATAGCAACTTCGTCGCCAACGTCCTCAATGCGGTGGTGCTCACCGCCGCGCTGTCGGTGTACAACAGCGGTGTCTATTGCAACAGCCGCATGCTTTACGGCCTCGCAGGCCAGGGCAATGCGCCGCGCGCTCTGCTGAAGGTCAACGCGCGCGGGATTCCGCTCGTCGCGCTGGGTGTGTCCGCCGTGGCGACGGCCGCCTGCGTGGTAATCAACTATCTGATGCCGGGCAAGGCATTCGAGCTGCTGATGGGGCTCGTCGTCTCGGCGCTGATCATCAACTGGGCAATGATCAGCATCATTCATTTGCGTTTCCGCGCTGCGAAAGCGCGCGCCGGTGAGACGACCCTATTCCGCAGCCTCGGTTATCCGCTTACCAACTATCTTTGCCTGATCTTCCTTGCCGGCATTCTGGTCGTGATGTGGCTGATACCGGATCTGCGCATGTCGGTCTACCTGATCCCCGTTTGGCTCGTTGCGCTGGGCGTCGGCTATCGCTTGCGCAACAGGCGGGCGGGCGCCTCGGTTGCCGTTGGCGTGCCGACGCGCTAGGCACCGCGCTTTTGCGATCTTTTGGCCTGATTCAAGGAACTAGCATGTTTGAACACATCGATGCCTATGCGGGCGACCCGATCCTCACTTTGAACGAAAACTTCGCGAAGGATTCGCGCGAGCACAAGGTCAATCTGAGCATCGGCATTTACTACGACGATCAAGGCCGCTTGCCGGTGATGCAAGCGGTACGCGAGGCCGAAGGACAACTGCTCGCCGAACTCGGTCCCAAGCCGTACCTGCCGATGGCGGGCTTCGCCCACTACCGCGATGCCGTGCAATCGCTGGTGTTCGGCGACGACTCGGCGGCGCGTACCGAGGGGCGCATCGCGACCGTGC
The nucleotide sequence above comes from Paraburkholderia youngii. Encoded proteins:
- a CDS encoding B12-binding domain-containing radical SAM protein — its product is MAKRVTFVNTNQIKPAIAPIAFDYLSAPMERAGFELNLLDLCFSDDCEAAIAEHCHTAAPDYWGVTLRNTDDVYFSSGYSFLERIRDIVAMLRRARAVPIVMGGAGYSVMPEKLLAYLDADFGIVREGEFSFPELLTCLEEGRSFTHIPGLVYRDTAGVHATPLAPNTCGPLASIGPHKRELVNNPHYFAKGGQIGIETKRGCNRSCIYCVEPLIKGRSVRMREPDDVVAEMASLEERGVNVFHINDSEFNLSVAHPMALCAAIIRHGLAGKIQWYAYGMPRPFPDELAAAMKAAGCVGMNFGVDTASETMLKILRRTFSAPDIEHAVNTAKRHGLEHIIELLFGAPGETQETARETIEFIKRVDPERVSVTVGLRIFPGTELEQMIRREGLHVGNPNLHGHIEGNDDLLHPVFYLPTALGPDPQQFVADLIGNDRRFFGTNASLFNYNANDALVEAIAQGERGAYWSILNRIEKRFEAAHHARACHRASADGGDPDWTPIEILPIEQSA
- a CDS encoding tryptophanase; translated protein: MLLENSQPEPYRIKMVEPIRLIDREQRQARLAAAGYNVFRLEADDVYIDLMTDSGTSAMSANQWAGIMTGDESYAGSRSFTKLTQAVRDMLGFEYVLPTHQGRPAEHFLFRTLVRPGQVVPFNAPFDSTEAHVSIAGGTAISCVAEIGYQPSVEHPFKGDVDVQKLRNVIESEGRDNVPLIMVSLTNNAGGGQPVSMANLRAVKALADEFAIPVYFDAARCAENAYFIQQRESGYANRSVAEILKEQFSYADGCTFSCKKDALVNIGGLLATRSRVLYEQVVPLLVLHEGFVTYGGMAGRDLEALAIGLREMVDDRYLQHRVGQVERLGDTLLAGGVPILRPTGGHAVYVDAAAFLPHVPRSEFPAEALASELYLEGGVRAVGLGSLAFLKEDPSTGALSAPRLELLRLAIPRRVYTDSHLAAVAAALIRVYQRRDSIRGMRIVSAPPMLKHFTAVLAPIEARDEVFAESREVMV
- a CDS encoding dTMP kinase; this translates as MSNAVFEALELKPHAYPGVLVTLCGVDGAGKSSLMKKLESACTHAGLNCVTTFTPTSRIRKDALFREMVDSHWHTFKASSEPDASVRRVDMLGILLSIMGDLVQHLTDTVIPALGRGDVVFCDRYVFTSQAEIGTRSDPAATAPVLRSIAGHVLRPDVAFGLNVSGATSHRRVRSRNDVNDQPPPMSFLTRQVAAYRAVFDVNGVVALDGERSIDETYRAAISRIAAIERVAGRLGPIAAEHAAGTLAAC
- a CDS encoding Lrp/AsnC family transcriptional regulator, translating into MHTIDIDRIDVRLLEILQSQGRISNLELAEAIKLSPAQTLRRHRRLEEMGVIKCYETRLDAQLLGFGVVAFIQVTMERGHVRDLSKFKRMISELTQVQECFVVTGDIDYMLKVVAHDLKALSEFLLDTLMRIPGVSGVKSSVCLDEIKCTGAVPLAA
- the hppD gene encoding 4-hydroxyphenylpyruvate dioxygenase produces the protein MADLFDNPMQLMGFEFVEFASPAPDVLEPLFEQMGFTLVARHRSKDVLLYRQGEINFIVNRERNSQAAYFAAEHGPSACGMAFRVKDSHKAYARALSLGAQPIEIATGPMELRLPAIKGIGGAPLYLIDRFEDGKSIYDIDFEFIEGVERRPAGHGLRLVDHLTHNVYRGRMTYWANFYETLFNFRELRYFDIEGEYTGLTSKAMTAPDGKIRIPLNEESGKGSGQIEEFLMAFNGEGIQHIAFLTDDLIAVIDNLQMAGVPLMTGPNSYYYDALETRLPGHGQPVGELQSRGILLDGTTADGSPRLLLQIFSKPLLGPVFFEFIQRKGDEGFGEGNFKALFESLERDQIERGTLKV
- a CDS encoding amino acid permease, producing MAHQQQGTLKRGLKNRHIQLIALGGAIGTGLFLGIAQTIKTAGPSVLLGYAIAGIVAFFIMRQLGEMVVDEPVAGSFSYFAGKYCGQFSGFVSGWNYWVLYVLVSMAELSAVGIYMQYWWPGLPTWVSALVCFGVINAINLTSVKSYGELEFWFSIVKVAAIVGMIGFGGYLLISGHAGPEAGVTNLWRHGGFFPNGVSGLVMAMAVIMFSFGGLELVGITAAEAEDPSHTIPRATNQVIYRILIFYVGALGVLLSLYPWEKVVAGGSPFVLIFHAMNSNFVANVLNAVVLTAALSVYNSGVYCNSRMLYGLAGQGNAPRALLKVNARGIPLVALGVSAVATAACVVINYLMPGKAFELLMGLVVSALIINWAMISIIHLRFRAAKARAGETTLFRSLGYPLTNYLCLIFLAGILVVMWLIPDLRMSVYLIPVWLVALGVGYRLRNRRAGASVAVGVPTR